The following proteins come from a genomic window of Corallococcus sp. NCRR:
- a CDS encoding acylase, with protein sequence MDGRNGRTGGARLLPLTALLLATGCEPRTATPPAPEGPTTSVKKLGAGSLSATVRRTAHGIPHVLADDFAGVGYGYGYAFAQDNLCALMDALVTVNAERSRYFGPDGTYLAALGSQYNNLKSDFFYQAINDDGTVEALLAKPPPLGPSQDVRELVRGYTAGINRYLADTGVDALPDPRCKGAAWVRPITERDLYRRYYQLSLFASSLFFLDALVDAKPPSLLPDGTLPLPLPAPATLDRKVFPSSETLGLGSNAFGLGSQATRNGKGMLLANPHFPWEGSERFYEAHLTVPGKLNVSGVSLLGVPAILIGHNETLAWSHTVSTAYRFTPFELKLIPGFPTKYLYDGQIREMTTRTVTVQAKAADGSLTARQHTFYRSHLGPMLEYPSGLMTWNGLTAYAFHDANASNLRLLDAFFAMDRAANVDELRTAQNTWQGIPWVNTIATDAQGRAYYADMSVVPHVTDAKLARCVLSPIPLLVLASAGLPVLDGSRSDCALGSDADAVEPGIFGPGSLPRLTRADYVTNSNDSYWLPNPAQPLTGFPRILGGEKNVRSLRTRLGLKMVQGRIAGTDGLEGQGFTLEQLQTVMFNNRNYSGELLRDAAVALCRRTPFVLMPDLTFEDLRPACPVLAAWDLKGDLDSRGELLWRVFLFTAVGVTGGPYVVPFNANDPVNTPRTLNTLNPQVAQALGTAIRTLRERGIALDATTGSVQGKRKNGIFYPVHGCAHDEGCFNQIANQLLPDGTYEPVLGSSFVMAVSFTDAGPVAKSVLTYSQSTNPASPYYADQTAMFSQKQWVDRRYTEAEIAADPALTVTHLQE encoded by the coding sequence ATGGATGGACGTAACGGAAGGACCGGCGGCGCCCGGCTGCTGCCGCTGACGGCGCTGCTGCTGGCCACCGGGTGTGAGCCGCGCACCGCGACGCCTCCGGCGCCGGAAGGCCCCACCACGTCAGTGAAGAAGCTGGGGGCGGGCAGCCTCTCCGCCACCGTGCGCAGGACGGCGCACGGCATCCCCCACGTGCTGGCGGACGACTTCGCGGGCGTGGGCTACGGCTACGGCTACGCGTTCGCGCAGGACAACCTCTGCGCGCTGATGGACGCGCTGGTGACGGTGAACGCCGAGCGCTCGCGCTACTTCGGGCCGGACGGCACGTACCTGGCCGCGCTGGGCAGCCAGTACAACAACCTGAAGAGTGACTTCTTCTACCAGGCCATCAACGACGACGGCACGGTGGAGGCGCTGCTGGCGAAGCCGCCGCCCCTGGGCCCGTCCCAGGACGTGCGCGAGCTGGTGCGCGGCTACACGGCGGGCATCAACCGCTACCTGGCGGACACCGGCGTGGACGCGCTGCCGGACCCGCGCTGCAAGGGCGCGGCCTGGGTGCGCCCCATCACCGAGCGCGACCTGTACCGGCGCTACTACCAGCTCAGCCTCTTCGCCAGCTCGCTCTTCTTCCTGGACGCGCTGGTGGACGCGAAGCCCCCGTCCCTGCTGCCGGACGGCACGCTGCCCCTGCCGCTGCCCGCGCCCGCCACGCTGGACCGCAAGGTGTTCCCCAGTTCGGAGACGCTGGGCCTGGGCAGCAACGCCTTCGGCCTGGGCAGTCAGGCCACGCGCAACGGCAAGGGCATGCTGCTGGCCAACCCGCACTTCCCCTGGGAGGGCTCGGAGCGCTTCTACGAGGCCCACCTCACGGTGCCGGGCAAGCTCAACGTCTCCGGCGTGAGCCTGCTGGGCGTACCCGCCATCCTCATCGGCCACAACGAGACGCTGGCCTGGAGCCACACCGTCTCCACCGCGTACCGCTTCACCCCCTTCGAGCTGAAGCTCATCCCGGGCTTCCCCACGAAGTACCTGTACGACGGCCAGATTCGCGAGATGACGACCCGCACCGTCACGGTGCAGGCGAAGGCAGCGGACGGGTCGCTCACGGCGCGCCAGCACACCTTCTACCGTTCGCACCTGGGCCCGATGCTGGAGTACCCGTCCGGCCTGATGACCTGGAACGGCCTCACCGCCTACGCGTTCCATGACGCCAACGCCTCCAACCTGCGCCTCCTGGACGCCTTCTTCGCCATGGACCGCGCAGCGAACGTGGACGAACTGCGCACGGCGCAGAACACCTGGCAGGGCATCCCGTGGGTGAACACCATCGCCACGGACGCGCAGGGCCGCGCGTACTACGCGGACATGAGCGTGGTGCCGCACGTCACGGACGCGAAGCTCGCGCGCTGCGTGCTGTCCCCCATCCCGCTGCTGGTGCTCGCGAGCGCGGGGCTGCCGGTGCTGGACGGCTCGCGCTCCGACTGCGCGCTGGGCAGCGACGCGGACGCGGTGGAGCCGGGCATCTTCGGCCCGGGCAGCCTGCCGCGCCTCACCCGCGCCGACTACGTCACCAACTCCAACGACAGCTACTGGCTGCCCAACCCCGCCCAGCCGCTCACCGGCTTCCCGCGCATCCTCGGCGGTGAGAAGAACGTGCGCAGCCTGCGCACCCGCCTGGGCCTGAAGATGGTGCAGGGCCGCATCGCGGGCACGGACGGCCTGGAGGGACAGGGCTTCACGCTGGAGCAGCTCCAGACGGTGATGTTCAACAACCGCAACTACTCCGGAGAGCTGCTGCGCGACGCCGCGGTGGCGCTGTGCCGCCGCACGCCCTTCGTGCTGATGCCGGACCTCACCTTCGAGGACCTGCGCCCCGCCTGCCCCGTGCTGGCCGCGTGGGACCTGAAGGGCGACCTGGACAGCCGGGGCGAACTGCTCTGGCGCGTGTTCCTCTTCACCGCGGTGGGTGTCACGGGCGGACCGTACGTGGTGCCCTTCAACGCGAACGACCCCGTCAACACGCCGCGCACGCTCAACACGCTGAACCCGCAGGTGGCCCAGGCACTGGGCACCGCCATCCGCACGCTGCGCGAGCGCGGCATCGCCCTGGACGCGACGACGGGCTCCGTGCAGGGCAAGCGCAAGAACGGCATCTTCTACCCGGTGCACGGCTGCGCCCACGACGAGGGCTGCTTCAATCAAATCGCCAACCAGCTCCTGCCGGACGGCACGTATGAGCCTGTCCTGGGCTCCAGCTTCGTCATGGCCGTGTCCTTCACGGACGCAGGGCCCGTGGCGAAGTCCGTGCTCACGTACTCCCAGTCCACCAACCCGGCCTCGCCCTATTACGCGGACCAGACGGCCATGTTCTCCCAGAAGCAGTGGGTGGACCGCCGCTACACGGAGGCGGAGATCGCCGCGGACCCGGCGCTGACCGTCACGCACCTCCAGGAATAG
- a CDS encoding YceI family protein produces the protein MSLPSWNIDPAHSAVLFIARHMVVARVHGRFERVSGTLKADPQSPLQGEVDVRVEAASIYTGNPERDAHLRSPEFLDAEAAPLITFRASQSHATGGTAFQLQGELTLRRVTRPLLLEVRHLATTQDPWGQSRLLYSARTSLQRSDFGIQWNRALDNGGWLIGEKVDIELDIQATPAKG, from the coding sequence ATGTCCCTTCCGTCGTGGAACATCGATCCGGCCCATTCGGCCGTGCTCTTCATTGCCCGTCACATGGTGGTCGCCCGCGTGCACGGCCGCTTCGAACGCGTGTCCGGCACGCTGAAGGCGGATCCTCAGTCCCCGCTGCAGGGCGAGGTGGACGTGCGGGTGGAGGCCGCGAGCATCTACACGGGGAACCCGGAGCGGGACGCGCACCTGCGCTCGCCGGAGTTCCTGGACGCGGAGGCCGCCCCGCTCATCACCTTCCGGGCCAGCCAGTCGCACGCCACGGGCGGCACCGCCTTCCAGCTCCAGGGAGAGCTGACGCTGCGCCGGGTGACGCGCCCGCTGCTCCTGGAGGTGCGCCACCTGGCCACCACGCAGGACCCCTGGGGCCAGTCGCGGCTGCTGTACTCGGCGCGCACGTCGCTGCAGCGCTCCGACTTCGGCATCCAGTGGAACCGGGCGCTGGACAACGGCGGCTGGCTCATTGGCGAGAAGGTGGACATCGAGCTGGACATCCAGGCCACGCCCGCGAAGGGCTGA
- a CDS encoding regulatory protein RecX, translating to MDDPTDRDSERRREPRKPKPPRKVSPRYLENAALHYLKRYAATVSQLKRVLMRRVDRSVKFHGTDRAEAVGWVDTLAEKLIRNGLINDRTYAETRVHSLRASGRSARVITQKLRMKGVAPELVQEKLAEATQDVPEDAAARIWARKKRLGPFRRDPSTRVENRRKDLAALARAGFSFAIAKRVIDGTADDLPPRD from the coding sequence ATGGATGACCCCACCGACAGGGACTCGGAGCGCCGCCGGGAGCCTCGCAAGCCGAAGCCGCCCCGGAAGGTGTCGCCGCGCTACCTGGAGAACGCGGCGCTGCACTACCTCAAGCGGTACGCGGCCACGGTGAGCCAGCTCAAGCGCGTGCTGATGCGCCGGGTGGACCGCTCCGTGAAGTTCCACGGCACCGACCGCGCGGAGGCCGTGGGCTGGGTGGACACGCTGGCGGAGAAGCTCATCCGCAACGGCCTCATCAACGACCGGACCTACGCGGAGACGCGCGTGCACTCGCTGCGCGCGTCCGGCCGCAGCGCGCGCGTCATCACCCAGAAGCTGCGCATGAAGGGCGTGGCGCCGGAGCTGGTGCAGGAGAAGCTGGCGGAGGCCACCCAGGACGTGCCGGAAGACGCCGCCGCCCGCATCTGGGCGCGCAAGAAGCGGCTGGGCCCCTTCCGGCGCGACCCGAGCACGCGCGTGGAGAACCGCAGGAAGGACCTGGCGGCGCTCGCCCGCGCGGGCTTCTCCTTCGCCATCGCGAAGCGCGTCATCGACGGGACGGCGGACGACCTGCCGCCCCGCGACTGA
- a CDS encoding AraC family transcriptional regulator, with protein sequence MVDPLAEVVSLLQPGAPFSKFVSGAGKWRVRRAENGRPFYCAVLMGSSRLAIEGREPVILEKGDFVLVPAAFNFTTTSIEPPKGRHETPRIVLPDGEIRNGVHHGPPDVRLMVGYCTFASPDASLLVSLLPQFVHVRGEQRLTTLVELLREESRERRPARDVILARLMEVLLIEALRSTAGVEASPGLLRGLSDERLSVAIRRMHEHPTHAWTVAQLAKEAALSRSAFFERFSRAVGMAPMEYLLGWRMAQAKDLLRRKKEVTVAEVAEQVGYSSASTFSVAFTRHVGLPPTHYAREQAAS encoded by the coding sequence ATGGTCGATCCCCTCGCGGAAGTGGTCTCGCTGCTCCAGCCGGGCGCTCCGTTCTCGAAGTTCGTCAGCGGCGCGGGCAAGTGGAGGGTCCGGCGCGCGGAGAATGGGCGGCCCTTCTATTGCGCGGTCCTCATGGGGAGCAGCCGCCTCGCCATCGAAGGGCGCGAGCCGGTCATCCTCGAGAAGGGAGACTTCGTCCTGGTTCCCGCGGCGTTCAACTTCACGACGACGAGCATCGAGCCGCCGAAGGGAAGACATGAGACCCCGCGCATCGTGTTGCCCGATGGTGAAATCCGGAACGGCGTCCACCATGGCCCGCCCGATGTCCGGTTGATGGTGGGGTACTGCACCTTCGCCTCTCCGGACGCGAGCCTGCTCGTGTCGCTCCTTCCGCAGTTCGTGCACGTCCGCGGCGAGCAGCGGCTCACCACCCTCGTGGAGCTGTTGCGGGAGGAATCGCGTGAACGGCGGCCCGCGCGCGACGTCATCCTCGCCCGCCTCATGGAGGTGCTGCTCATCGAAGCGCTCCGCTCCACGGCGGGCGTCGAGGCGTCGCCGGGCCTCCTGCGCGGCCTCTCCGACGAGCGCCTGTCCGTGGCCATCCGCCGGATGCACGAGCACCCGACCCACGCATGGACCGTGGCGCAGCTGGCGAAGGAGGCCGCGCTGTCCCGCTCCGCGTTCTTCGAGCGCTTCAGCCGCGCGGTGGGCATGGCCCCGATGGAGTACCTGCTCGGCTGGCGCATGGCCCAGGCGAAGGACCTGCTGCGGCGCAAGAAGGAGGTCACCGTCGCCGAGGTCGCGGAGCAGGTCGGCTACAGCTCCGCGAGCACCTTCAGCGTGGCCTTCACCCGCCACGTCGGCCTGCCCCCCACGCACTACGCGCGGGAGCAGGCGGCGTCATGA
- a CDS encoding SDR family oxidoreductase, which produces MKTILITGCSSGFGLDTARHFLEHGWKVIATMRKPREDVLPRSEHLRVLPLDVTDPASIRKLVEDAGPIDVLVNNAGVGLMGVFEGTSMETVRGTFETNLFGAMTVTQAFLPQFRQQKSGVIVNVSSGTTLRPLPLLSVYSASKAALNTFTESLALELQPFGVRVGLVIPGRSPETPFAQNAQSRGQDQGVTVPEAYAGFVRSIFEQRTAHASGPVTRSADVVEAIWRVVNDPSAPLRLPAGADAVEMARTRP; this is translated from the coding sequence ATGAAGACGATTCTGATCACCGGATGCTCGTCCGGATTCGGCCTCGACACCGCCCGCCACTTCCTCGAACACGGCTGGAAGGTCATCGCCACGATGCGCAAGCCCCGCGAGGACGTGCTGCCCCGCTCCGAGCACCTGCGCGTGCTCCCGCTGGATGTCACCGACCCGGCGAGCATCCGCAAGCTGGTGGAGGATGCCGGCCCCATCGACGTGCTGGTCAACAACGCGGGCGTGGGCCTGATGGGCGTCTTCGAGGGCACGTCCATGGAGACGGTCCGCGGCACCTTCGAAACGAACCTGTTTGGAGCGATGACCGTGACCCAGGCGTTCCTGCCTCAATTCCGGCAGCAGAAGTCGGGGGTCATCGTGAACGTCTCGTCGGGGACGACGCTGAGGCCGCTCCCGCTGCTCTCCGTCTACAGCGCGAGCAAGGCGGCGCTCAACACGTTCACGGAGTCCCTCGCGCTGGAGCTCCAGCCCTTCGGCGTGCGGGTGGGCCTGGTGATTCCGGGTCGCTCGCCGGAGACACCCTTCGCCCAGAACGCCCAGTCCCGGGGGCAGGACCAGGGCGTCACCGTCCCCGAAGCCTACGCCGGCTTCGTGCGGAGCATCTTCGAGCAGAGGACGGCGCACGCCTCGGGACCGGTCACCCGGTCCGCGGACGTGGTGGAGGCCATCTGGCGCGTGGTGAACGACCCGTCCGCCCCGCTCCGCCTGCCCGCGGGTGCGGACGCCGTGGAGATGGCCAGGACACGCCCCTAG
- a CDS encoding YciI family protein yields MRFMLIPRPSTLEPTHSDAPFDEAVFIAQMKFNEEMHKAGVLVASEGLSPSPGAHVVFKDGKSTVKDGPFAETKELIGGFYVLEVKSKEEAIEWARRYPGGMGNDDVMEVRPLTGAGDIPPELVKLIEKVAPTWSQTFKSS; encoded by the coding sequence ATGCGCTTCATGCTCATCCCCCGCCCCTCCACCCTCGAGCCCACGCACTCGGACGCACCCTTCGACGAGGCCGTCTTCATCGCGCAGATGAAGTTCAACGAGGAGATGCACAAGGCCGGCGTGCTCGTCGCCTCGGAAGGCCTCAGCCCTTCCCCGGGCGCGCACGTCGTCTTCAAGGACGGCAAGTCCACCGTGAAGGATGGCCCCTTCGCGGAGACCAAGGAGCTCATCGGCGGCTTCTACGTGCTGGAGGTGAAGTCGAAGGAGGAGGCCATCGAGTGGGCCCGCCGCTATCCGGGCGGCATGGGCAATGACGACGTGATGGAGGTCCGCCCCCTCACCGGCGCGGGAGACATCCCGCCGGAGCTGGTGAAGCTCATCGAGAAGGTGGCGCCCACCTGGAGCCAGACCTTCAAGTCGTCGTGA